A genomic region of Corticium candelabrum chromosome 22, ooCorCand1.1, whole genome shotgun sequence contains the following coding sequences:
- the LOC134197534 gene encoding alpha-N-acetylgalactosaminide alpha-2,6-sialyltransferase 5-like, translating into MLCSNNFYISYWVCFYSRKMLRKVKYRVSAITLFDRKHVETTQGFRNFVFIVLVCFPFFLILFSYVNHGKPILRLQTHRLQSTHKWLRGHQSFLPPDRSLWISVGCDTKYPLFSCQSKNDIRGKGLGNVIAVNETHFRHPILQRHWNSCAVVGSSGRLLKTEYGRHIDDHEIVARINYPPIKGYGKHVGSRPSDIHFFGDKLPRCFNESHSEAKLTVLPLPYKRNRRNISFEACEANRELPLYTISSYVFEFAGALIYNYSLAHRPPKMKERQVKKTMPSSGFRSVIFTMMMCKHVDVYGFGLSGDKEEPVHYYEESLDSKLFRQAHKPNVELELMEHWPNATSSDFYPSFGKLRVFT; encoded by the exons GAAACACGTTGAAACAACCCAAGGTTTCAGAAACTTTGTTTTCATCGTGCTTGTATGTTTTCCATTTTTCCTGATACTGTTCAGCTATGTAAACCATGGAAAACC AATTCTAAGACTACAAACACATCGTCTTCAAAGTACTCACAAGTGGCTACGAGGCCATCAATCATTCCTGCCTCCCGACCGTTCTCTATGGATTTCTGTAGGTTGTGATACGAAATACCCTCTGTTTTCCTGTCAATCCAAAAACGATATCCGCGGTAAAGGGCTTGGCAATGTGATTGCTGTCAATGAAACACACTTTCGTCATCCTATCCTTCAGAGACATTGGAACAGTTGCGCGGTCGTTGGCTCATCGGGTCGTTTGCTGAAGACTGAATATGGACGCCACATCGATGATCACGAAATTGTCGCCAGAATCAACTATCCGCCAATAAAGGGATACGGAAAACACGTGGGATCCCGACCGTCCGACATCCATTTTTTCGGCGACAAACTGCCAAGATGTTTCAACGAAAGTCACTCTGAAGCCAAGCTGACGGTTCTTCCTCTCCCGTATAAGAGAAACCGAAGAAACATTTCTTTCGAAGCATGCGAAGCTAACAGGGAATTGCCATTGTATACTATTTCAAGTTACGTTTTTGAATTCGCAGGAGCgctaatttataattattccCTTGCCCACCGTCCTCCCAAAATGAAGGAGCGTCAGGTAAAGAAGACAATGCCATCATCAGGTTTTCGGTCGGTTATTTTTACAATGATGATGTGCAAGCACGTTGATGTGTATGGATTTGGACTGAGTGGAGATAAAGAAGAGCCGGTTCATTACTATGAGGAAAGTTTAGACAGTAAACTATTTCGACAGGCTCACAAACCTAATGTTGAATTGGAGCTCATGGAACATTGGCCAAACGCGACATCGTCCGATTTCTATCCGTCCTTTGGCAAATTACGGGTATTTACATAA